In Haliotis asinina isolate JCU_RB_2024 chromosome 11, JCU_Hal_asi_v2, whole genome shotgun sequence, the genomic stretch CATCTGTAAAATTTTCTCGGTGTCCGGGCCCCACTTCTGCATTCTTGCCCCCCAGTAATGAAGCATCCGTAACTGGGAGGGATTAGCCGGGACCCTTCTGCCCTTTTTAACAACCCCAGAATGAATCTGAGGTCTCACACAAGCCGGTTTGAACAGTGGTTTCACGAGTTTATTTAGAGGTTTGGGCGTGCATCTTCGAATTCTATCAATTGTCATGTTTTTGCTCCTGTCTCCCTGTCCGAGCATGAGATAATTGTCCATAAGTAGTTCTGAGATGTCTGGTCTTTTTGCCTCTACGTCCTCGAGGTACCTCTTCAGAAAGCCCTCCTCTTTGTCCTGTAGATGGTACGGGTATTCGTCCATATCAACGCTCGTCATCCACTTGGAATTGTTTCCTTCCAGGAGgacccatttctggtaacactCAACTTGGGCTGTCATGGCCACCTTTGTCGTCACTTCGCTGTAGGTGACTAAACCAAGATGAATATACTGACTAAGACGTGTCTGCATGTCCTCATCCCCGAGATGTTTGTGTTCACATAAGTAGATGTGTTCTATTCCTATCATGAACATGTAATGCATCCATTGTTTTAGCTCTCTGTATGTCCATTTAGCAAGGTCTGACTGATACACTCTTATCATCAACAAATGGGTGAGATAAAACTGCGTTTTTGGAGGTGAGTTTGATAAGATTCTCTGATAAAGCTCTTTCTGCCACTGCGGGGGAACACGACCTGACTCTATGGCCCTTTCGTAGTGTTTTAAGAAGCGCtgttttatgaaatatgtaGACTTGTTTCCTGGAATATCTGATTCGTCGTTAATTTGAGTGAGTGCTTGGGTAGATGCATTTCGTTGAACATCCTGTTGTGGTGTGAATGTTAGGTGAACAGGCTGTGGTTTCTTGTCTAACCGAAATTTGAAGTCAAGCTGATGATTGAACACATCCATGGACACATGAGCATGATGACCAATCGCCAACAACATGGATTGAATGTAGAGCAGCATCCCTATGATTCCAGATCCAATCAGGAACCACATTTGGTAACGACGACGCATGACGCTGGTACGTTTCACCTGAAACGTGACAGAATATATGCTGTTTAAATGAGTTCTAGTCCCTTATTCTCGAATACTTCGtaaccctaagaattcttaactttggtcgtaGCCAGTGTgctaagaatgggcttaagaagttagTAGGACTACGAACGTTTACGAAAAAAGCTAGTCTAATAAGCATACCCAATAAAGGTATTATACTTTTGGGCTACCAAGAATATAAAACAGACGCAATTTATGGGTAACCTCAACCTTTTAAACTCATTCTGTAGTGCTGATAAATATGTGTCTGTGACTTTAGCAAGAACGGTTACTTTTAAGGGTCTGACGTCAAGACGGAGGTCGTGTTCCAGCGCACCCTTTGCGTGTACTGAAGGATCCCTCTGGCTTATTCTATGGCCCACAGGGTCCCAAATATGCTCTACTGGATTACAACCTGTCCTGTGGAGGAAGTCTCTCCCACCTGTTTTCAACGAAATCACCAACAGCACATGCTTTTTGCATTCTGGTCCAAGAGGACCGACCTTGGGTTCTGAGAATGGCCATTGAGTGTAGGATACCAGCCCAATCCAGGCTATACAGAACCATCGTCTCTTTATGGGTGGAATAATGCAGATGTGACGTAAAGCCCAACCCAACTATACGGAACCAAAAGTCAGATTACACACCATTGAAATGTACGTAACACTGCAGAAAAACCATGCTATGGTCAGATTCAGGTAAATATATCTAATAACTTTGGACATATATTCTTTTGCAAAGCTATACCTTATTGAAGCACACTcgtatacattgtattttcgTTTCAAAGCGagaattaaaaacaaacaaacaaacaaacaacagcaacaacaacaacaacaacaaacaggtTCTCTAGCAAATACACGATCACATGCATTTTCCGTGCATTTCTTTAATTTATGGAGTTGTTGAAATTTTCGATTTCCTTTACTTGGGTTCCAAACATGGAAAACTTTTTGAGATgggaaacatatacacatatttgCACAGCTTTTATATGTTCATGTTCAAGCACTATGTTCATATGCTCTCATTATGTGAAAAACGTTGTGCGTGTAACTTCTTTTTTACGTCTGAAATTAAATTTTATGTGACGTTAACGTTATCACCCAAAGAATctgacaaagaaaacaatgttatGCAAGTTAACATGTCTTATTTAGAAGCATTCGCTTTTGCTACCTGTATCAGTTACGGCGAGTTTGCACTGTTATGAGATATTGTGGGGTGCTCGTTTCGAGAGATTAAAAGGTTCAGTAGTGACCACCGGACAATGCCCTTCCCCTTTTTTCTCCCTAGTGTCCCTATATATCCTGAGTCTGTTCAGTTCAAACATCACTGAAATGTAATGCATATATACAAGGTGCCATTAATGAagattcaaatgatacatgtcaAGCACATGTCAAGAAATGTTTCAAAGAAATATTAGAACTAATAGTGTCATCATAATGCTTTATGTGTGGACAAACGTGACATATCGAGACATACAGAAAACAAGTTCAAACAACACCTGGAAACATCAGTTGTGCGGACCAAACATGAAGCACTCGCTCAGTCAATATTCTGTGTACCATGCCCGCACGTCAA encodes the following:
- the LOC137256503 gene encoding uncharacterized protein, with amino-acid sequence MRRRYQMWFLIGSGIIGMLLYIQSMLLAIGHHAHVSMDVFNHQLDFKFRLDKKPQPVHLTFTPQQDVQRNASTQALTQINDESDIPGNKSTYFIKQRFLKHYERAIESGRVPPQWQKELYQRILSNSPPKTQFYLTHLLMIRVYQSDLAKWTYRELKQWMHYMFMIGIEHIYLCEHKHLGDEDMQTRLSQYIHLGLVTYSEVTTKVAMTAQVECYQKWVLLEGNNSKWMTSVDMDEYPYHLQDKEEGFLKRYLEDVEAKRPDISELLMDNYLMLGQGDRSKNMTIDRIRRCTPKPLNKLVKPLFKPACVRPQIHSGVVKKGRRVPANPSQLRMLHYWGARMQKWGPDTEKILQMTEPFTDMVNDWVDRLRNSLLCFGENDAFSNNTGP